In Paralichthys olivaceus isolate ysfri-2021 chromosome 13, ASM2471397v2, whole genome shotgun sequence, the following are encoded in one genomic region:
- the septin7b gene encoding septin 7b isoform X4, protein MVVGESGLGKSTLINSLFLTDLYSAEYPGPSHRIKKTVQVEQSKVLIKEGGVQLLLTIVDTPGFGDAVDNSNCWQPIIDHIDSKFEDYLNSESRVNRRQMPDSRIHCCLYFIAPSGHGLKPLDIEFMKRLHEKVNVIPLIAKADTLTPEECQQFKKQIMREIQEHKIKIYEFPETDDEEENRLVKKIKDKLPLAVVGSNTIIEVNSKRVRGRQYPWGVAEVENSDHCDFTILRDMLIRTHMQDLKDVTNNVHYENYRSRKLAAVTYNGVDNNRAKGQLSTKSPLAQMEEERREHVAKMKKMEMEMEQVFEMKVKEKVQKLKDSEAELQRRHEQMKKNLEAQHKELEEKRRVFEEERANWEAHQRLEQQKLEASRTLEKNKKKGKIF, encoded by the exons ATGGTCGTGG GTGAATCGGGGCTTGGAAAATCCACGTTGATCAACTCTCTGTTCTTAACAGACCTGTATTCAGCAGAATATCCTGGACCCTCACATCGAATTAAAAAGACTGTACAG GTGGAGCAGTCCAAAGTTTTAATAAAGGAAGGCGgtgtccagctgctgctcacaaTAGTTGACACCCCAGGGTTCGGAGATGCTGTCGACAACAGCAACTG CTGGCAGCCAATCATCGATCACATAGACAGCAAGTTCGAAGACTACCTGAACTCAGAATCACGGGTGAATAGAAGACAGATGCCTGACAGCCGAATCCACTGCTGCCTGTATTTCATCGCACCCTCGGGACACGG actgAAGCCTCTGGACATTGAGTTCATGAAGCGGTTGCATGAGAAAGTCAATGTTATCCCACTGATCGCTAAAGCAGACACCCTCACCCCAGAGGAATGCCAACAGTTCAAAAAGCAG ATCATGCGAGAAATCCAAGAGCACAAAATTAAGATCTACGAGTTCCCCGAGACAGACGACGAAGAGGAGAACAGACTTGTGAAGAAGATCAAG GACAAGTTGCCGCTGGCTGTAGTAGGAAGCAACACCATCATTGAGGTGAACAGCAAGAGGGTCAGAGGGAGGCAGTACCCCTGGGGGGTTGCAGAAG TTGAAAATAGTGACCACTGCGACTTCACCATCCTCAGGGATATGCTCATCAG aacacacatgcaggacCTGAAGGACGTGACAAACAACGTCCACTATGAGAACTACCGCAGCAGGAAGCTGGCCGCTGTCACCTACAACGGAGTCGACAACAACAGGGCTAAAGGACAACTGTCCACCAA GAGTCCTCTGGcccagatggaggaggagaggcgaGAGCACGTAGCtaagatgaagaagatggagatggagatggaACAAGTTTTCGAGAtgaaagtcaaagaaaaagtGCAGAAGCTCAAGGACTCTGAAGCAGAG CTTCAGAGGCGTCATGAACAGATGAAGAAGAACTTGGAGGCGCAGcacaaagagctggaggagaagagacgtgtgtttgaggaggagagagcgaaCTGGGAGGCCCATCAGCGCCTGGAGCAGCAGAAACTCGAGGCCTCCAG gactctggagaagaacaaaaagaaaggcAAGATCTTTTAA
- the septin7b gene encoding septin 7b isoform X1 codes for MAQQKNLEGYVGFASLPNQVYRKSVKRGFEFTLMVVGESGLGKSTLINSLFLTDLYSAEYPGPSHRIKKTVQVEQSKVLIKEGGVQLLLTIVDTPGFGDAVDNSNCWQPIIDHIDSKFEDYLNSESRVNRRQMPDSRIHCCLYFIAPSGHGLKPLDIEFMKRLHEKVNVIPLIAKADTLTPEECQQFKKQIMREIQEHKIKIYEFPETDDEEENRLVKKIKDKLPLAVVGSNTIIEVNSKRVRGRQYPWGVAEVENSDHCDFTILRDMLIRTHMQDLKDVTNNVHYENYRSRKLAAVTYNGVDNNRAKGQLSTKVDTVEGMSPLAQMEEERREHVAKMKKMEMEMEQVFEMKVKEKVQKLKDSEAELQRRHEQMKKNLEAQHKELEEKRRVFEEERANWEAHQRLEQQKLEASRTLEKNKKKGKIF; via the exons ATGGCT cagcagaagaatcTGGAAGGATATGTTGGCTTTGCAAGCCTCCCCAACCAAGTGTACAGGAAGTCTGTCAAGAGGGGCTTTGAGTTCACCCTGATGGTCGTGG GTGAATCGGGGCTTGGAAAATCCACGTTGATCAACTCTCTGTTCTTAACAGACCTGTATTCAGCAGAATATCCTGGACCCTCACATCGAATTAAAAAGACTGTACAG GTGGAGCAGTCCAAAGTTTTAATAAAGGAAGGCGgtgtccagctgctgctcacaaTAGTTGACACCCCAGGGTTCGGAGATGCTGTCGACAACAGCAACTG CTGGCAGCCAATCATCGATCACATAGACAGCAAGTTCGAAGACTACCTGAACTCAGAATCACGGGTGAATAGAAGACAGATGCCTGACAGCCGAATCCACTGCTGCCTGTATTTCATCGCACCCTCGGGACACGG actgAAGCCTCTGGACATTGAGTTCATGAAGCGGTTGCATGAGAAAGTCAATGTTATCCCACTGATCGCTAAAGCAGACACCCTCACCCCAGAGGAATGCCAACAGTTCAAAAAGCAG ATCATGCGAGAAATCCAAGAGCACAAAATTAAGATCTACGAGTTCCCCGAGACAGACGACGAAGAGGAGAACAGACTTGTGAAGAAGATCAAG GACAAGTTGCCGCTGGCTGTAGTAGGAAGCAACACCATCATTGAGGTGAACAGCAAGAGGGTCAGAGGGAGGCAGTACCCCTGGGGGGTTGCAGAAG TTGAAAATAGTGACCACTGCGACTTCACCATCCTCAGGGATATGCTCATCAG aacacacatgcaggacCTGAAGGACGTGACAAACAACGTCCACTATGAGAACTACCGCAGCAGGAAGCTGGCCGCTGTCACCTACAACGGAGTCGACAACAACAGGGCTAAAGGACAACTGTCCACCAA agtTGACACGGTTGAAGGAAT GAGTCCTCTGGcccagatggaggaggagaggcgaGAGCACGTAGCtaagatgaagaagatggagatggagatggaACAAGTTTTCGAGAtgaaagtcaaagaaaaagtGCAGAAGCTCAAGGACTCTGAAGCAGAG CTTCAGAGGCGTCATGAACAGATGAAGAAGAACTTGGAGGCGCAGcacaaagagctggaggagaagagacgtgtgtttgaggaggagagagcgaaCTGGGAGGCCCATCAGCGCCTGGAGCAGCAGAAACTCGAGGCCTCCAG gactctggagaagaacaaaaagaaaggcAAGATCTTTTAA
- the septin7b gene encoding septin 7b isoform X3 has product MVVGESGLGKSTLINSLFLTDLYSAEYPGPSHRIKKTVQVEQSKVLIKEGGVQLLLTIVDTPGFGDAVDNSNCWQPIIDHIDSKFEDYLNSESRVNRRQMPDSRIHCCLYFIAPSGHGLKPLDIEFMKRLHEKVNVIPLIAKADTLTPEECQQFKKQIMREIQEHKIKIYEFPETDDEEENRLVKKIKDKLPLAVVGSNTIIEVNSKRVRGRQYPWGVAEVENSDHCDFTILRDMLIRTHMQDLKDVTNNVHYENYRSRKLAAVTYNGVDNNRAKGQLSTKVDTVEGMSPLAQMEEERREHVAKMKKMEMEMEQVFEMKVKEKVQKLKDSEAELQRRHEQMKKNLEAQHKELEEKRRVFEEERANWEAHQRLEQQKLEASRTLEKNKKKGKIF; this is encoded by the exons ATGGTCGTGG GTGAATCGGGGCTTGGAAAATCCACGTTGATCAACTCTCTGTTCTTAACAGACCTGTATTCAGCAGAATATCCTGGACCCTCACATCGAATTAAAAAGACTGTACAG GTGGAGCAGTCCAAAGTTTTAATAAAGGAAGGCGgtgtccagctgctgctcacaaTAGTTGACACCCCAGGGTTCGGAGATGCTGTCGACAACAGCAACTG CTGGCAGCCAATCATCGATCACATAGACAGCAAGTTCGAAGACTACCTGAACTCAGAATCACGGGTGAATAGAAGACAGATGCCTGACAGCCGAATCCACTGCTGCCTGTATTTCATCGCACCCTCGGGACACGG actgAAGCCTCTGGACATTGAGTTCATGAAGCGGTTGCATGAGAAAGTCAATGTTATCCCACTGATCGCTAAAGCAGACACCCTCACCCCAGAGGAATGCCAACAGTTCAAAAAGCAG ATCATGCGAGAAATCCAAGAGCACAAAATTAAGATCTACGAGTTCCCCGAGACAGACGACGAAGAGGAGAACAGACTTGTGAAGAAGATCAAG GACAAGTTGCCGCTGGCTGTAGTAGGAAGCAACACCATCATTGAGGTGAACAGCAAGAGGGTCAGAGGGAGGCAGTACCCCTGGGGGGTTGCAGAAG TTGAAAATAGTGACCACTGCGACTTCACCATCCTCAGGGATATGCTCATCAG aacacacatgcaggacCTGAAGGACGTGACAAACAACGTCCACTATGAGAACTACCGCAGCAGGAAGCTGGCCGCTGTCACCTACAACGGAGTCGACAACAACAGGGCTAAAGGACAACTGTCCACCAA agtTGACACGGTTGAAGGAAT GAGTCCTCTGGcccagatggaggaggagaggcgaGAGCACGTAGCtaagatgaagaagatggagatggagatggaACAAGTTTTCGAGAtgaaagtcaaagaaaaagtGCAGAAGCTCAAGGACTCTGAAGCAGAG CTTCAGAGGCGTCATGAACAGATGAAGAAGAACTTGGAGGCGCAGcacaaagagctggaggagaagagacgtgtgtttgaggaggagagagcgaaCTGGGAGGCCCATCAGCGCCTGGAGCAGCAGAAACTCGAGGCCTCCAG gactctggagaagaacaaaaagaaaggcAAGATCTTTTAA
- the septin7b gene encoding septin 7b isoform X2, whose amino-acid sequence MAQQKNLEGYVGFASLPNQVYRKSVKRGFEFTLMVVGESGLGKSTLINSLFLTDLYSAEYPGPSHRIKKTVQVEQSKVLIKEGGVQLLLTIVDTPGFGDAVDNSNCWQPIIDHIDSKFEDYLNSESRVNRRQMPDSRIHCCLYFIAPSGHGLKPLDIEFMKRLHEKVNVIPLIAKADTLTPEECQQFKKQIMREIQEHKIKIYEFPETDDEEENRLVKKIKDKLPLAVVGSNTIIEVNSKRVRGRQYPWGVAEVENSDHCDFTILRDMLIRTHMQDLKDVTNNVHYENYRSRKLAAVTYNGVDNNRAKGQLSTKSPLAQMEEERREHVAKMKKMEMEMEQVFEMKVKEKVQKLKDSEAELQRRHEQMKKNLEAQHKELEEKRRVFEEERANWEAHQRLEQQKLEASRTLEKNKKKGKIF is encoded by the exons ATGGCT cagcagaagaatcTGGAAGGATATGTTGGCTTTGCAAGCCTCCCCAACCAAGTGTACAGGAAGTCTGTCAAGAGGGGCTTTGAGTTCACCCTGATGGTCGTGG GTGAATCGGGGCTTGGAAAATCCACGTTGATCAACTCTCTGTTCTTAACAGACCTGTATTCAGCAGAATATCCTGGACCCTCACATCGAATTAAAAAGACTGTACAG GTGGAGCAGTCCAAAGTTTTAATAAAGGAAGGCGgtgtccagctgctgctcacaaTAGTTGACACCCCAGGGTTCGGAGATGCTGTCGACAACAGCAACTG CTGGCAGCCAATCATCGATCACATAGACAGCAAGTTCGAAGACTACCTGAACTCAGAATCACGGGTGAATAGAAGACAGATGCCTGACAGCCGAATCCACTGCTGCCTGTATTTCATCGCACCCTCGGGACACGG actgAAGCCTCTGGACATTGAGTTCATGAAGCGGTTGCATGAGAAAGTCAATGTTATCCCACTGATCGCTAAAGCAGACACCCTCACCCCAGAGGAATGCCAACAGTTCAAAAAGCAG ATCATGCGAGAAATCCAAGAGCACAAAATTAAGATCTACGAGTTCCCCGAGACAGACGACGAAGAGGAGAACAGACTTGTGAAGAAGATCAAG GACAAGTTGCCGCTGGCTGTAGTAGGAAGCAACACCATCATTGAGGTGAACAGCAAGAGGGTCAGAGGGAGGCAGTACCCCTGGGGGGTTGCAGAAG TTGAAAATAGTGACCACTGCGACTTCACCATCCTCAGGGATATGCTCATCAG aacacacatgcaggacCTGAAGGACGTGACAAACAACGTCCACTATGAGAACTACCGCAGCAGGAAGCTGGCCGCTGTCACCTACAACGGAGTCGACAACAACAGGGCTAAAGGACAACTGTCCACCAA GAGTCCTCTGGcccagatggaggaggagaggcgaGAGCACGTAGCtaagatgaagaagatggagatggagatggaACAAGTTTTCGAGAtgaaagtcaaagaaaaagtGCAGAAGCTCAAGGACTCTGAAGCAGAG CTTCAGAGGCGTCATGAACAGATGAAGAAGAACTTGGAGGCGCAGcacaaagagctggaggagaagagacgtgtgtttgaggaggagagagcgaaCTGGGAGGCCCATCAGCGCCTGGAGCAGCAGAAACTCGAGGCCTCCAG gactctggagaagaacaaaaagaaaggcAAGATCTTTTAA